From one Equus asinus isolate D_3611 breed Donkey chromosome 5, EquAss-T2T_v2, whole genome shotgun sequence genomic stretch:
- the AADACL3 gene encoding arylacetamide deacetylase-like 3 isoform X2 — protein MWALGGHIPPAISHAEKFRPLHGIFLLTIPGGRIFEKLRICSMPEFVRFVHDLQPLKKDPDVRVTDLRYGTIPVRLYQPKASSCTLRRGIVFYHGGGGILGSLNTHHSICCHLSKESDAVLLAVGYRKLPQHKSPVPVSDCLAATIRFLKSLKTYGVDPARVVVCGESAGGAAAAIICQNLVDSPDLPKIRAQILIYPTLQCLDFQSPSYQQNKNIPLLSLSFLFYCLCSYLDISPSWKSTVLKGAHLPAEVWEKYRKWIGVENIPERFKKRGYRWMPREPLNEDAYQEAKFMLDLANSPLLAEDEVVSRLPEACIVSCEYDLLRDHSLLYKKRLEDLRVPVTWHHMEDGFHGVFTTFDMGFLSFPCSSRIMNAVVHFLKGL, from the exons ATGTGGGCTCTCGGTGGGCACATCCCTCCTGCCATCAGCCACGCAGAGAAGTTTCGGCCCCTGCACGGCATCTTCCTGCTGACAATACCAGGg GGGAGGATTTTTGAGAAGCTGAGAATCTGTTCTATGCCGGAATTTGTCCGTTTCGTGCATGATCTGCAGCCGCTAAAGAAGGACCCGGATGTCAGGGTCACCGACCTCCGCTACGGGACCATCCCTGTGAGGCTGTACCAGCCCAAGGCATCCTCCTGCACCCTCAGGCGCGGCATCGTGTTCTACCACGGCGGCGGCGGCATCCTGGGGAGCTTGA ACACTCATCATAGCATATGCTGTCATTTGTCCAAGGAGAGTGACGCCGTGCTTCTGGCAGTTGG ATACCGCAAGTTGCCCCAGCATAAGTCTCCAGTGCCGGTAAGCGACTGCCTTGCAGCCACCATCCGCTTCCTGAAGTCTCTGAAGACGTACGGGGTGGACCCAGCCCGGGTGGTGGTCTGTGGCGAGAGTGCAgggggggcagcagcagcaatcATTTGTCAGAATCTTGTGGACAGTCCCGATCTCCCCAAGATCCGTGCACAGATCCTGATCTACCCCACCCTCCAGTGCCTGGATTTCCAATCCCCCTCCTACCAGCAGAACAAGAATATCCCACTGCTCAGTCTGAGTTTCCTCTTCTACTGTTTGTGTAGTTACCTGGACATCAGCCCCTCCTGGAAAAGCACTGTCTTGAAAGGGGCCCACTTGCCTGCCGAGGTCTGGGAAAAGTACAGAAAGTGGATAGGGGTAGAGAACATACCTGAGAGGTTTAAGAAGAGAGGCTATCGGTGGATGCCCCGTGAGCCCCTGAATGAAGATGCCTATCAGGAGGCCAAGTTCATGCTGGATTTAGCAAACTCGCCGCTGCTTGCAGAAGATGAAGTGGTGTCTCGACTCCCCGAAGCTTGCATCGTGAGTTGTGAGTATGACCTTCTCCGGGACCATTCGCTGTTGTACAAGAAGAGGCTGGAAGACCTGAGAGTCCCAGTGACTTGGCACCACATGGAGGATGGTTTTCACGGAGTGTTTACCACCTTTGATATGGGCTTCTTGTCTTTTCCCTGCTCCTCGAGGATTATGAACGCTGTGGTCCATTTTCTAAAGGGGTTGTGA
- the AADACL3 gene encoding arylacetamide deacetylase-like 3 isoform X1 — translation MVLPLLLLVLPGAACVFSLGVGLWVVCSQLLTADIPAAVGHPLKLWVLHCLLELLMTWGRIFEKLRICSMPEFVRFVHDLQPLKKDPDVRVTDLRYGTIPVRLYQPKASSCTLRRGIVFYHGGGGILGSLNTHHSICCHLSKESDAVLLAVGYRKLPQHKSPVPVSDCLAATIRFLKSLKTYGVDPARVVVCGESAGGAAAAIICQNLVDSPDLPKIRAQILIYPTLQCLDFQSPSYQQNKNIPLLSLSFLFYCLCSYLDISPSWKSTVLKGAHLPAEVWEKYRKWIGVENIPERFKKRGYRWMPREPLNEDAYQEAKFMLDLANSPLLAEDEVVSRLPEACIVSCEYDLLRDHSLLYKKRLEDLRVPVTWHHMEDGFHGVFTTFDMGFLSFPCSSRIMNAVVHFLKGL, via the exons ATGGTGCTCCCTCTGCTGCTCCTGgtcctccctggggcagcctgcgTGTTCTCCCTGGGGGTCGGGCTGTGGGTCGTCTGCAGCCAGCTCCTCACTGCCGACATCCCTGCGGCGGTCGGCCACCCGCTGAAGCTGTGGGTCCTGCACTGCCTCCTCGAGCTGTTGATGACATGG GGGAGGATTTTTGAGAAGCTGAGAATCTGTTCTATGCCGGAATTTGTCCGTTTCGTGCATGATCTGCAGCCGCTAAAGAAGGACCCGGATGTCAGGGTCACCGACCTCCGCTACGGGACCATCCCTGTGAGGCTGTACCAGCCCAAGGCATCCTCCTGCACCCTCAGGCGCGGCATCGTGTTCTACCACGGCGGCGGCGGCATCCTGGGGAGCTTGA ACACTCATCATAGCATATGCTGTCATTTGTCCAAGGAGAGTGACGCCGTGCTTCTGGCAGTTGG ATACCGCAAGTTGCCCCAGCATAAGTCTCCAGTGCCGGTAAGCGACTGCCTTGCAGCCACCATCCGCTTCCTGAAGTCTCTGAAGACGTACGGGGTGGACCCAGCCCGGGTGGTGGTCTGTGGCGAGAGTGCAgggggggcagcagcagcaatcATTTGTCAGAATCTTGTGGACAGTCCCGATCTCCCCAAGATCCGTGCACAGATCCTGATCTACCCCACCCTCCAGTGCCTGGATTTCCAATCCCCCTCCTACCAGCAGAACAAGAATATCCCACTGCTCAGTCTGAGTTTCCTCTTCTACTGTTTGTGTAGTTACCTGGACATCAGCCCCTCCTGGAAAAGCACTGTCTTGAAAGGGGCCCACTTGCCTGCCGAGGTCTGGGAAAAGTACAGAAAGTGGATAGGGGTAGAGAACATACCTGAGAGGTTTAAGAAGAGAGGCTATCGGTGGATGCCCCGTGAGCCCCTGAATGAAGATGCCTATCAGGAGGCCAAGTTCATGCTGGATTTAGCAAACTCGCCGCTGCTTGCAGAAGATGAAGTGGTGTCTCGACTCCCCGAAGCTTGCATCGTGAGTTGTGAGTATGACCTTCTCCGGGACCATTCGCTGTTGTACAAGAAGAGGCTGGAAGACCTGAGAGTCCCAGTGACTTGGCACCACATGGAGGATGGTTTTCACGGAGTGTTTACCACCTTTGATATGGGCTTCTTGTCTTTTCCCTGCTCCTCGAGGATTATGAACGCTGTGGTCCATTTTCTAAAGGGGTTGTGA